The Pseudomonadota bacterium DNA window CCCCTGTGTGGCGCGTGCGCCAACGTCAGGAGGCCGCCTTGCGCTCCCGGTCGGCCGCCTCGAGGTCCGCGTCCACCATCATGGTCACCAGGCCCTTGAAACTGACCTGGGGCTTCCAGCCGAGCTCACGCCGAGCCTTCGAGGCGTCGCCAAGCAGCTGGTCCACCTCGGCCGGCCGGAAGTACCTGGGGTCGATCTCGACCCTGTCTTGAAGGTCGACTTCGGCGTGCCGTGCGGCGAGCTCTAGAAACTCCCGTACGGAGTGGGTCTCGCCGGTGGCGATGACGAAGTCGTCGGGCTGGTCGTGCTGGAGCATCCTCCACATGGCCTCGACATAATCGCCGGCGAAGCCCCAGTCGCGTTCGGCCTCGAGGTTGCCCAGGAAAAGCTTGTCCTGCAGGCCGCGCTTGATGCGACCGAGGGCGCGCGTGATCTTGCGCGTGACGAAGGTCTCGCCGCGGCGCGGGCTCTCGTGGTTGAACAGGATGCCGTTGACCGCGAACATGCCGTAGGCCTCGCGGTAATTGCGCGTGATGTGGTAGGCGTAGGCTTTGGCGGCGGCGTAGGGGCTGCGGGGATGGAAGGGCGTTGTTTCGCTCTGAGGCACCTCTCGCACCTTGCCGTAGAGCTCCGATGACG harbors:
- the gmd gene encoding GDP-mannose 4,6-dehydratase, with translation MTSPPAPKVALITGITGQDGSYLAELLLEKGYVVHGVIRRSSSFNTARLDHIYQDPHEHGARLFLHYGDLNDATSINTILRKTKPDEVYNLAAQSHVRVSFDVPEYTAEITAVGTVRLLEGMREVGIRPKFYQASSSELYGKVREVPQSETTPFHPRSPYAAAKAYAYHITRNYREAYGMFAVNGILFNHESPRRGETFVTRKITRALGRIKRGLQDKLFLGNLEAERDWGFAGDYVEAMWRMLQHDQPDDFVIATGETHSVREFLELAARHAEVDLQDRVEIDPRYFRPAEVDQLLGDASKARRELGWKPQVSFKGLVTMMVDADLEAADRERKAAS